In Candidatus Peregrinibacteria bacterium, one DNA window encodes the following:
- the rsmH gene encoding 16S rRNA (cytosine(1402)-N(4))-methyltransferase RsmH: protein MHIPVLLQEVIEYLRPEENQTFVDATLGLGGHAKEILVRTAPHGKLIGFEQDPRNLSIAKNVLKDFKDRVDFVPKNFIHFAEVLRELKIPRINGVLFDLGISSLHLDEAERGFSLRLNGPLDMRMDPEHTKETAALILNTFSEEALAHIFWKYGEVKRSGFYGRKITEQRSVRPFSTTGELADFISAHASPHDPKGEKHTVALIFQALRIAVNHELEYLEKVLPETLPFLEPSGRIAVISFHSLEDRIVKTFFNSQSEKEKNQKYPSKVNEKMSKAPLKLITRKCILPSRQESEKNPRARSARLRVAEKVL from the coding sequence ATGCATATTCCTGTCTTACTTCAGGAGGTTATAGAATATTTACGTCCTGAGGAGAATCAAACATTTGTTGATGCAACGCTCGGCCTAGGAGGTCATGCAAAGGAAATACTTGTGAGAACTGCTCCGCATGGAAAACTCATCGGATTCGAACAGGATCCCAGGAATCTTTCCATCGCAAAGAATGTCCTCAAGGATTTTAAAGATCGTGTGGATTTTGTTCCCAAGAATTTTATCCATTTCGCTGAAGTTCTTCGGGAACTCAAAATACCACGCATCAACGGAGTTTTATTTGATCTCGGCATTTCCTCACTTCATCTCGATGAGGCAGAAAGGGGATTTTCTCTCCGTTTAAACGGACCGCTCGATATGAGAATGGATCCGGAGCATACCAAGGAAACCGCAGCATTGATCCTCAATACTTTTTCAGAAGAAGCACTCGCTCATATTTTTTGGAAATATGGCGAAGTCAAACGTTCAGGGTTCTATGGCAGAAAAATCACAGAACAAAGGAGTGTTCGCCCTTTTTCTACCACTGGAGAACTTGCGGATTTTATTTCAGCACATGCATCTCCTCATGACCCAAAAGGCGAGAAACACACAGTGGCACTCATTTTTCAGGCCCTCAGAATTGCCGTGAATCATGAGCTTGAATATTTAGAAAAAGTGCTTCCCGAAACTCTTCCTTTTTTAGAACCGTCTGGGAGGATTGCCGTCATTTCATTCCATTCGCTTGAAGATCGCATTGTGAAGACATTTTTTAATTCACAAAGTGAAAAGGAGAAAAACCAGAAATACCCATCAAAAGTCAACGAAAAAATGTCAAAAGCACCATTGAAGTTGATTACGAGAAAATGTATACTCCCCTCCAGGCAAGAATCAGAAAAAAATCCAAGAGCACGTTCAGCCCGATTGAGAGTCGCTGAGAAAGTTCTATAA
- a CDS encoding L-threonylcarbamoyladenylate synthase, producing MKFIPFIPEKFPEIIEKLNAGEVFVFPSDTSFGFSADPFSLEAIRHIQRIKKRDEKKPFLLLVADMEMAEKYGEFSEEMRKFAIERWEKTEIPTTILVHKKPVLHEFFREFPEIGIRVPCDFRIREFLSLWGKPLISTSANISGEAPLFSEKEIQNKFHDHKIFFTSFGNLSPKPQSEIWKSENTKLVRVR from the coding sequence ATGAAATTCATTCCCTTCATTCCAGAAAAATTCCCAGAAATTATCGAAAAGCTGAATGCCGGAGAAGTTTTCGTTTTTCCAAGCGATACCAGTTTTGGCTTCTCTGCTGATCCATTTTCTTTAGAAGCAATTCGGCACATTCAAAGAATAAAAAAAAGAGATGAAAAGAAACCATTCCTTCTTCTTGTTGCCGACATGGAAATGGCAGAAAAATATGGAGAATTTTCAGAGGAAATGAGAAAATTTGCAATAGAACGATGGGAAAAAACAGAAATTCCAACTACCATTCTCGTTCACAAAAAACCTGTACTTCATGAATTTTTCCGTGAATTTCCCGAGATAGGGATTCGGGTTCCGTGTGATTTTCGTATTCGTGAATTCCTTTCTCTCTGGGGAAAGCCATTAATTTCTACGAGTGCAAATATCTCAGGAGAAGCACCGCTCTTCTCAGAAAAAGAAATTCAAAACAAGTTTCATGATCATAAAATTTTCTTTACAAGCTTTGGTAATTTATCTCCAAAACCCCAGTCGGAAATCTGGAAATCTGAGAACACAAAATTAGTTCGTGTTCGATAA
- a CDS encoding DUF2339 domain-containing protein encodes METIFFIVLLLMGVYFEKRISKLEKSFQESLRESEKKNEDHKEVTHLPEVSFNKNGIEHDHLPEKTSSRFVEWLVTDWIMKLGALLILLGFAWLTSYAFLNNWIGPMGRITFGILSGAIILLLGELRIRKFHSQGVILLSLGATTIHLSMFAARELYDFFTPSIALLVMALPVIFLATLSVKHKSLSLAILGLVLGAIAPLLTNASPEGILGIYTYLFLIIAGTFLVTLLTEWRILTFLSLIIMSVYSVPYFLEGLFFSGGSLSKGDVFSAQIFTLLFGGIFYVASLISIFRSKKTLSADIFSIGWNALYVLAWIQTAFSDEWKSLITSVVALIFMMGAYILLRSAQLKTSIYTYGTAAFMMIAAATAFELSGPALLIAYTLEAGIIPIIVFLIMKNNDDAQKSALLLALSLYFSGEHITSFQWRTGVFHGDSAVLLTIIIVFSGLFVFFSSQKYTFPKWFLNLLLGISGLYGLIFIWLSVHAGMENETIAQATVLTIYTLLGIGLYLAGRNMLSKFIRYGGGALVGFVVLHLLFVEIWEMSLAGRIITFFLIGILLMSTALLERKSSHPSSI; translated from the coding sequence ATGGAAACCATTTTCTTTATCGTTCTTCTCCTCATGGGGGTGTATTTTGAGAAGAGAATTTCGAAGTTGGAGAAATCATTTCAAGAGAGTTTGAGAGAAAGCGAGAAGAAGAATGAAGACCATAAAGAAGTGACTCATCTTCCTGAAGTTTCTTTCAATAAAAACGGTATTGAACATGACCATCTACCAGAAAAAACTTCATCGCGTTTTGTAGAGTGGCTTGTAACCGATTGGATCATGAAGCTCGGAGCCCTTCTCATTCTCCTTGGCTTTGCATGGTTAACGAGTTACGCATTTCTGAATAATTGGATTGGTCCAATGGGAAGAATTACTTTTGGAATTTTGTCGGGGGCGATAATACTCCTTCTCGGAGAATTGCGTATTCGGAAATTTCATTCACAAGGCGTCATATTGCTCTCTCTGGGGGCAACAACAATTCATCTCTCAATGTTTGCTGCGCGTGAACTTTATGACTTTTTCACGCCATCTATTGCTCTTTTGGTCATGGCACTTCCTGTTATTTTCCTTGCAACTTTAAGCGTAAAACACAAAAGTCTTTCGCTCGCTATTTTAGGTCTTGTCCTTGGCGCTATCGCCCCACTTCTGACAAATGCTTCTCCTGAGGGAATTCTGGGGATTTATACGTATCTTTTTCTCATTATTGCAGGAACTTTTCTTGTCACACTCCTCACAGAGTGGCGAATTCTCACCTTTCTGTCACTCATAATTATGAGTGTATACAGCGTTCCTTATTTTTTGGAAGGGCTTTTCTTTTCCGGAGGCTCTCTTTCTAAAGGCGACGTTTTCTCCGCACAAATATTTACATTGCTCTTTGGGGGGATTTTTTACGTAGCGAGTCTTATTAGCATTTTTCGTTCCAAAAAAACGCTTTCTGCTGATATCTTCTCCATTGGATGGAATGCCCTCTATGTCCTTGCATGGATTCAAACGGCCTTCTCTGATGAGTGGAAAAGTCTTATTACATCGGTCGTTGCTCTTATTTTTATGATGGGTGCGTACATTCTCCTGCGATCTGCTCAACTAAAAACATCTATTTATACTTATGGTACAGCTGCTTTCATGATGATTGCTGCTGCGACTGCATTTGAACTTTCTGGTCCAGCACTCCTCATCGCCTATACTTTGGAAGCCGGAATCATCCCGATAATTGTTTTTCTCATTATGAAAAACAATGATGATGCACAAAAGAGCGCTCTTCTCCTGGCACTCTCCTTGTATTTTTCAGGAGAACACATTACTTCTTTTCAGTGGCGAACGGGAGTGTTTCATGGAGATTCTGCCGTATTGCTTACGATAATCATCGTTTTCAGCGGATTATTTGTATTTTTTTCTTCTCAAAAATATACATTTCCAAAATGGTTTTTGAATCTTCTTTTGGGCATTAGTGGTCTCTATGGCTTGATATTTATTTGGCTCAGTGTTCATGCAGGGATGGAAAATGAGACCATTGCTCAAGCGACAGTTCTCACCATTTATACACTCCTTGGAATCGGACTCTATCTCGCGGGGAGAAATATGCTCAGCAAATTCATCCGATATGGTGGAGGTGCACTCGTTGGATTTGTTGTCCTCCATCTTCTCTTTGTAGAAATCTGGGAAATGAGCCTTGCTGGTAGAATTATTACTTTTTTTCTCATCGGAATCCTGCTCATGAGCACGGCTCTTCTCGAGAGAAAGTCTTCTCATCCTTCATCCATATGA